The proteins below are encoded in one region of Castor canadensis chromosome 6, mCasCan1.hap1v2, whole genome shotgun sequence:
- the Gfi1 gene encoding zinc finger protein Gfi-1, which translates to MPRSFLVKSKKAHSYHQPRSPGPDYSLRLETVPAPGRADSTLSAGDPKAEPPDRLSPESQLTEAPDRASASPDSCEGSVCDRSSEFEDFWRPPSPSVSPASEKSMCQSPDEAQLFPLPFKPYSWSGLAGSDLRHLVQSYRPCAALERRAGLGLFCERTPEPGHPAALYGPERAAGGAGVGSPGNCSAGGGAGGGTGLGLYGDFGPAAAGLYERQTAAAGRLYPERGHELHVDKGAGVKVESELLCTRLLLGGGSYKCIKCSKVFSTPHGLEVHVRRSHSGTRPFACEMCGKTFGHAVSLEQHKAVHSQERSFDCKICGKSFKRSSTLSTHLLIHSDTRPYPCQYCGKRFHQKSDMKKHTFIHTGEKPHKCQVCGKAFSQSSNLITHSRKHTGFKPFGCDLCGKGFQRKVDLRRHRETQHGLK; encoded by the exons ATGCCGCGTTCTTTCCTAGTCAAGAGCAAGAAGGCTCACAGCTACCACCAACCGCGCTCCCCGGGACCAGACTACTCGCTCCGTTTGGAGACTGTACCGGCGCCCGGCAGAGCAG ACAGCACTTTGAGTGCAGGCGACCCGAAGGCAGAACCCCCGGACCGTTTGTCTCCAGAGTCTCAGCTGACGGAGGCTCCAGACAGAGCGTCCGCGTCCCCGGACAGCTGCGAGGGCAGTGTCTGCGATCGGAGCTCGGAATTCGAGGACTTCTGGAGGCCTCCTTCTCCCTCCGTGTCTCCAG CCTCGGAGAAGTCGATGTGCCAGTCCCCAGATGAAGCCCAGCTCTTCCCCCTGCCTTTCAAGCCGTACTCTTGGAGTGGCCTGGCGGGTTCTGACCTGAGGCACCTGGTGCAGAGCTATCGGCCGTGCGCGGCCCTGGAGCGCAGGGCGGGCCTGGGCCTCTTCTGCGAGCGCACCCCAGAGCCTGGCCACCCGGCCGCGCTCTATGGCCCAGAGAGGGCTGCGGGCGGCGCTGGGGTCGGGTCCCCAGGGAACTGCAGCGCAGGAGGCGGCGCCGGAGGCGGCACAGGCCTGGGGCTCTACGGTGACTTTGGTCCTGCAGCGGCGGGGCTGTACGAGCGGCAGACGGCAGCGGCTGGCCGACTGTACCCAGAACGCGGCCACGAGCTACACGTGGACAAGGGCGCTGGCGTCAAGGTGGAGTCGGAGCTGCTGTGCACCCGCCTACTCCTGGGCGGCGGCTCCTACAAGTGCATTAAGTGCAGCAAG GTGTTCTCCACGCCGCATGGGCTCGAGGTGCACGTGCGCAGGTCCCACAGCGGCACGAGACCCTTTGCCTGCGAGATGTGCGGCAAGACCTTCGGGCACGCGGTGAGCCTGGAGCAGCACAAAGCCGTGCACTCGCAG GAACGTAGCTTTGACTGTAAGATCTGTGGCAAGAGCTTCAAGAGGTCATCCACGCTATCCACACACCTGCTCATTCACTCAGACACCCGGCCCTATCCCTGTCAGTACTGTGGCAAGAGGTTCCACCAGAAGTCAgacatgaagaaacacacctTCATTCACACAG GTGAGAAGCCTCACAAGTGCCAGGTGTGTGGCAAAGCATTCAGCCAGAGCTCTAACCTCATCACTCACAGCCGCAAGCACACAGGTTTCAAACCCTTCGGTTGCGACCTGTGTGGGAAGGGCTTCCAAAGGAAGGTGGATCTCCGGAGGCACCGGGAAACACAGCATGGACTTAAATGA